A window of the Burkholderia sp. 9120 genome harbors these coding sequences:
- a CDS encoding XRE family transcriptional regulator — translation MDTHLTKPADPSTTDLGRRVRAARQAQDLTLETASRLCGVSRSTLSKVENGLMSPTFDVLQKIVLGLKIEIGELFGSTPKVSASGRRALTRKNEGQRHAYRGYQMELLATDLAHKAMLPFRIRISAHTLDAFDDWGRHEGEEFLYVISGSVCLYSELYAPTHLNAGDSLYFDSRTGHAAVSTSDEDAEVLWMATSADIPTVPTATDSPKK, via the coding sequence ATGGATACCCATCTCACCAAACCCGCCGATCCCTCCACTACGGACCTCGGCCGACGCGTGCGCGCCGCCCGTCAGGCCCAGGATCTGACGCTGGAAACCGCGAGCCGCCTGTGCGGCGTGTCCCGCTCGACGCTCTCCAAAGTCGAAAACGGCCTGATGTCGCCCACATTCGACGTGCTGCAGAAAATCGTGCTGGGTCTGAAGATCGAAATCGGCGAGTTGTTCGGCTCCACGCCGAAAGTCAGCGCGAGCGGACGTCGCGCGTTGACCCGCAAAAATGAAGGCCAGCGCCACGCGTATCGCGGCTATCAGATGGAGTTACTCGCCACCGACCTCGCGCACAAAGCGATGCTGCCGTTCCGCATCCGCATTTCCGCGCACACGCTCGACGCCTTCGACGACTGGGGTCGTCATGAAGGCGAAGAATTCCTGTACGTGATCAGCGGCAGCGTGTGCCTGTATTCCGAGTTGTACGCGCCAACGCATCTGAACGCCGGCGACAGTTTGTACTTCGACAGCCGCACCGGCCACGCGGCGGTTTCGACGAGCGACGAAGACGCCGAAGTGTTGTGGATGGCGACCAGCGCCGACATCCCGACCGTGCCGACCGCCACCGATTCACCGAAGAAATAA
- a CDS encoding DJ-1/PfpI family protein has product MTLHIGLLVFPRVQQLDLTGPHDVFSSLPDTTVHLLWKDLAPLKSSSGLTLVPDTTFDDCPPLDVICVPGGAGIGDLMEDPDTLDFIRRQASQARFVTSVCTGALVLGAAGLLRGRKATTHWAFHELLAPLGAIPVRDRVVRDGNLITGGGVTAGIDFALTLASELVGEQQAQAVQLQLEYAPAPPFDAGSPETAPPAVVKSVRQRSADSLARRREIVMRVAASL; this is encoded by the coding sequence ATGACGCTTCACATTGGCTTGCTCGTGTTCCCACGCGTGCAGCAACTCGACCTGACCGGGCCGCATGACGTCTTTTCCTCACTGCCCGATACGACCGTTCATCTTCTCTGGAAAGACCTGGCACCGCTGAAATCCAGCAGCGGACTGACGCTCGTACCGGACACCACGTTTGACGACTGCCCGCCGCTCGACGTGATCTGCGTGCCGGGCGGCGCCGGTATCGGCGACCTGATGGAAGATCCGGACACCCTCGACTTCATCCGGCGACAGGCGAGCCAGGCGCGTTTCGTCACCTCCGTCTGTACCGGCGCACTCGTACTGGGCGCGGCCGGCCTGCTGCGTGGACGCAAGGCCACGACGCATTGGGCGTTTCACGAATTGCTCGCGCCGTTGGGCGCGATTCCCGTGCGCGATCGCGTAGTTCGCGACGGCAATCTGATCACCGGCGGCGGCGTAACGGCGGGGATCGATTTCGCGCTGACGCTGGCGAGTGAGTTGGTCGGTGAGCAGCAAGCGCAGGCGGTTCAACTGCAACTCGAATACGCGCCCGCTCCGCCATTCGACGCCGGCAGCCCGGAGACCGCGCCGCCGGCCGTTGTGAAGTCGGTGCGTCAGCGGTCAGCGGATTCGCTGGCGCGACGCCGCGAGATCGTTATGCGGGTGGCTGCATCGCTTTGA
- a CDS encoding FAD-binding and (Fe-S)-binding domain-containing protein has translation MATPFKGTAAVLQALEADLRRHVRGEVRFDQGSKALYAADASNYRQVPLGVVVPADVDDLLATLAACRRNDVPFLPRGGGTSQNGQCVNVAVVADASRYVNRVVSVDPVARVAIVEPGVVCDTLRDAAEQHGLTFAPDPATHSRCTLGGMIANNSCGAHSVMAGKTVENVEALEIATFDGARFWVGPTSDAELESIIAAGGRQGEIYAALRQLRDTYAEQIRAKFPRIKRRVSGFNLDQLLPENGFNVARALVGTEGTCAVTLQAKVRLVKSPAKRVIVVVGFTDIYIAADAVPNFMRWEPIAIEGLDRAIIRGLQARGLKKDEIALLPQGDAWVVLEFGADTQEAVMQRAQAAAAYFSSGEAGPNVSAMLVEDRVLQAKVWSIRETGASAVALSVEDGAPDPVVGWEDAAVDPMRLGDYLRAFQALVDRYGYETSLYGHFGDGCVHARITFDLRSAAGVATWRKFLREAAELVVEFGGSLSGEHGDGQAKAEFLPIMYGPELMHAMEQFKAIWDPANRLNPGKVVHAYRADENLRMGPAYKPVTLQTKLTFASPEGDGFQREIERCIGMGKCRSLEGGTMCPSYRATREERYSTRGRAHLFWEMLQGDVIADGWQSREVKEALDTCLACKGCKSDCPTHTDMASYKAEFLSHYYETKRRPRQALFMGRIGEWAPWAARFPRLTNFMTSAPGLASLGKWVAGVAQTRELPRFAGTTYREIARRSSSNSSNSRGAEGNVGNVGKKVILWVDTFNDHFTPEIAEAAADVLKQLGWHVVLPKNRLCCGRPLYDFGLLERARELLMHILDDLADDIAAGVPLVGLEPGCLSVFKDELLKQLPGHALAKQLSAQTFLFSDFVARQPFDWPTLSADVIVHGHCHQKALFGMQGDTALLNKLGVTWKLLDTGCCGMAGSFGFNAEHHALSEKIGEDTLFPAVREATAANAETIVLTNGFSCREQIEQGTGRHAMHIAQLAQRALAAARVDVVADVTVG, from the coding sequence GTGGCCACGCCGTTCAAAGGCACCGCCGCCGTGCTGCAGGCACTCGAAGCGGACCTGCGCCGCCATGTGCGCGGCGAAGTGCGCTTCGATCAGGGCTCGAAAGCGCTGTATGCGGCGGATGCGTCGAACTATCGTCAGGTTCCGCTCGGCGTTGTCGTCCCCGCCGATGTCGACGATCTGCTGGCCACGCTCGCCGCCTGCCGCCGCAACGACGTACCGTTTTTGCCGCGCGGCGGCGGCACGTCGCAGAACGGCCAATGCGTGAACGTCGCGGTGGTGGCCGACGCGAGCAGGTACGTGAACCGCGTCGTGTCGGTCGATCCGGTCGCGCGCGTGGCGATCGTCGAACCGGGCGTGGTGTGCGACACCTTGCGTGACGCCGCCGAACAACACGGCCTCACCTTCGCCCCCGATCCGGCCACGCATAGCCGCTGCACGCTCGGCGGCATGATCGCCAACAACTCGTGCGGCGCACATTCGGTGATGGCGGGCAAGACGGTGGAAAACGTCGAAGCGCTGGAAATCGCGACCTTCGACGGTGCGCGTTTCTGGGTCGGCCCGACTTCCGACGCGGAGCTCGAAAGCATCATCGCGGCCGGCGGCCGTCAGGGCGAAATCTACGCCGCGCTCCGGCAATTGCGCGACACCTACGCCGAGCAGATTCGCGCGAAATTCCCGCGTATCAAACGGCGCGTGTCGGGCTTCAATCTCGATCAACTGTTGCCGGAAAACGGCTTCAACGTGGCGCGCGCGCTAGTCGGCACCGAGGGCACCTGCGCGGTGACCTTGCAGGCGAAAGTGCGCCTCGTGAAGAGTCCGGCGAAGCGCGTGATCGTCGTGGTCGGCTTCACTGATATCTACATCGCGGCGGATGCCGTGCCGAATTTCATGCGCTGGGAGCCGATTGCGATCGAAGGACTCGACCGCGCGATCATTCGCGGCTTGCAGGCGCGCGGGTTGAAGAAGGACGAGATCGCGCTGCTGCCGCAGGGCGACGCATGGGTCGTGCTCGAATTCGGCGCGGACACGCAAGAAGCGGTGATGCAGCGGGCACAAGCCGCCGCGGCGTATTTTTCGTCCGGCGAGGCGGGGCCGAACGTGTCGGCGATGCTCGTCGAAGATCGCGTGTTGCAGGCGAAGGTGTGGTCGATTCGCGAGACGGGGGCGTCGGCGGTGGCGTTGTCGGTTGAGGACGGCGCGCCGGATCCGGTGGTTGGCTGGGAAGACGCCGCCGTCGATCCGATGCGGCTCGGCGACTACCTGCGCGCGTTTCAGGCGCTGGTGGACCGCTATGGCTACGAGACGAGCCTGTACGGCCATTTCGGCGACGGCTGCGTGCACGCTCGTATTACGTTCGATCTGCGCAGTGCGGCGGGCGTCGCGACGTGGCGCAAGTTTCTGCGCGAAGCGGCGGAACTGGTGGTCGAATTCGGCGGCTCGCTGTCGGGCGAACATGGCGACGGCCAGGCCAAGGCCGAGTTCCTGCCGATCATGTACGGCCCGGAATTGATGCACGCCATGGAGCAATTCAAGGCGATCTGGGATCCGGCCAATCGTCTGAATCCCGGCAAGGTCGTGCATGCGTATCGTGCCGACGAAAATCTGCGGATGGGTCCGGCCTACAAGCCGGTGACGCTGCAAACGAAGCTCACGTTCGCCAGCCCGGAAGGCGACGGTTTCCAGCGCGAGATCGAGCGCTGCATCGGGATGGGCAAGTGTCGTTCGCTCGAAGGCGGCACGATGTGCCCGAGCTATCGCGCCACGCGTGAAGAGCGCTATTCGACCCGTGGCCGCGCGCATCTGTTCTGGGAAATGCTGCAAGGCGACGTGATCGCCGACGGCTGGCAAAGCCGCGAAGTGAAAGAGGCACTCGATACTTGTCTTGCCTGCAAGGGCTGCAAATCCGATTGCCCGACGCATACGGATATGGCTTCGTACAAGGCCGAGTTTCTCTCGCATTACTACGAGACGAAGCGTCGGCCACGGCAGGCGCTGTTCATGGGGCGCATCGGCGAATGGGCGCCATGGGCGGCGCGCTTTCCGCGTTTGACGAACTTCATGACGTCGGCGCCGGGCCTGGCTTCGCTCGGCAAGTGGGTGGCGGGCGTGGCGCAGACGCGTGAGTTGCCGCGCTTCGCCGGGACGACGTATCGGGAGATCGCGCGGCGTTCTTCATCCAACTCGTCCAACTCTCGTGGGGCTGAGGGTAACGTTGGCAACGTGGGGAAGAAAGTCATTCTCTGGGTCGACACGTTCAACGATCACTTCACGCCCGAAATCGCCGAAGCCGCCGCGGATGTTTTAAAGCAACTCGGCTGGCACGTCGTGCTGCCGAAGAATCGCCTGTGCTGCGGGCGTCCGCTGTATGACTTCGGCCTGCTCGAACGCGCGCGTGAACTGCTCATGCACATTCTCGACGACCTCGCGGACGATATCGCCGCTGGTGTGCCGCTGGTCGGTCTCGAACCCGGTTGTTTATCCGTCTTCAAGGACGAACTGCTGAAGCAATTGCCCGGTCACGCGTTGGCGAAGCAGTTGTCCGCGCAAACATTTCTGTTCTCGGATTTCGTCGCGCGTCAGCCGTTCGACTGGCCGACGCTCTCCGCGGATGTGATCGTGCACGGGCATTGTCATCAGAAGGCGCTGTTCGGCATGCAAGGCGACACGGCGTTGCTGAACAAACTCGGCGTGACCTGGAAACTGCTCGACACGGGATGCTGCGGCATGGCGGGATCGTTCGGCTTTAACGCCGAGCATCACGCGTTGTCGGAGAAGATCGGCGAAGACACGCTGTTTCCGGCCGTGCGTGAAGCGACGGCGGCGAATGCGGAAACGATCGTGCTGACCAATGGTTTTAGTTGCCGCGAGCAGATCGAACAGGGAACGGGCCGCCACGCAATGCATATTGCGCAACTCGCGCAGCGGGCATTGGCGGCGGCGCGCGTGGACGTGGTTGCTGACGTTACGGTCGGTTAA
- a CDS encoding GNAT family N-acetyltransferase, translated as MVQIHPLTLNDAEPLLQFELQNRAYFEHWINARDADYYSIDAVKAAIETAQREKREDKAYQFLVKQDEEIVGRINLTGVERRYYNKAMLGYRIGEQFAGRGYASQAVELALQTARADLKLWRVEATVRHENRASSRVLERNGFVAYGRATRSIRMHGVWYDLVHFERHLGDATVEASTAQANCVKWNARWVN; from the coding sequence ATGGTACAAATCCACCCGTTGACCCTCAACGACGCCGAGCCGCTCCTTCAGTTTGAACTGCAAAATCGCGCCTATTTCGAGCACTGGATCAATGCTCGCGATGCGGACTACTACAGCATCGATGCTGTCAAAGCAGCGATAGAAACGGCGCAAAGAGAGAAACGGGAAGACAAGGCTTATCAATTTCTCGTCAAACAAGACGAAGAGATTGTTGGCCGAATTAATCTGACGGGCGTGGAGCGGCGTTACTACAACAAAGCAATGCTCGGATATCGCATCGGCGAGCAATTCGCGGGACGAGGTTATGCTTCGCAGGCTGTCGAGCTCGCCCTACAAACTGCGCGTGCCGATTTGAAACTATGGCGAGTCGAGGCGACGGTGCGGCATGAAAACCGGGCTTCCAGCCGCGTGTTAGAACGCAATGGTTTTGTCGCTTACGGTAGAGCAACACGCAGCATACGGATGCATGGGGTGTGGTACGACCTGGTGCATTTTGAGCGTCATCTCGGCGACGCAACGGTTGAAGCGAGTACCGCGCAGGCGAACTGCGTCAAATGGAACGCCCGTTGGGTAAATTAA
- a CDS encoding LysR substrate-binding domain-containing protein has product MRKFKIPNMGALLAFEAAARHESFTHAARELFLTESAVSRQINTLETNLGVRLFVRVKQRVVLTKAGKVYSAQVRRSLEQLDRDTLSIIAHGSGGGYLELAVLPTFASQWLIPRLAAFNARYPDVRVNMGVRTGTFPFADTHFEAAIHYGKPTWPGTSADFLFSEEVVPVCAASLLTRPVEQPADLLDYPLLHSTTRPDGWAAWFANLGVDDNRTMQGVRYELHTMLISAAAAGLGIALVPRFFVDAQLEQLGLVIPLAVPLAAPAVADSAYYLVYPTELSHGKPLASFREWLLHEAADYGAVNPALAGNPGGD; this is encoded by the coding sequence ATGCGAAAATTCAAGATCCCCAACATGGGCGCGCTGCTCGCTTTCGAAGCCGCCGCCCGGCACGAGAGCTTCACGCATGCGGCGCGCGAACTGTTTCTCACCGAAAGCGCGGTGTCGCGGCAGATCAATACGCTCGAAACCAATCTCGGCGTGCGGCTGTTCGTGCGCGTCAAACAGCGTGTGGTGCTGACCAAGGCGGGCAAGGTGTATAGCGCGCAGGTGCGGCGCTCGCTGGAACAGCTCGACCGCGACACGCTGTCGATCATCGCGCATGGCAGCGGCGGCGGTTATCTGGAACTGGCGGTGCTGCCAACCTTTGCGTCGCAATGGCTGATTCCGCGGCTCGCGGCATTCAATGCGCGGTATCCGGATGTTCGCGTGAACATGGGCGTGCGCACCGGCACGTTCCCGTTCGCCGACACGCATTTCGAAGCGGCGATTCACTACGGCAAACCAACGTGGCCGGGCACGTCGGCGGATTTTCTGTTTAGCGAAGAGGTCGTGCCGGTGTGCGCGGCGAGTTTGCTGACGCGGCCGGTTGAACAGCCGGCCGATCTGCTGGACTATCCGCTGCTGCACTCCACCACCCGGCCCGACGGCTGGGCAGCGTGGTTCGCGAATCTGGGCGTCGACGACAACCGGACCATGCAGGGCGTGCGCTATGAACTCCACACCATGCTGATCAGCGCCGCCGCGGCCGGCCTCGGCATCGCGCTGGTGCCGCGCTTCTTTGTGGATGCGCAGCTCGAACAGCTCGGGCTTGTGATTCCGCTCGCGGTGCCGCTCGCCGCGCCGGCGGTTGCCGACTCGGCGTACTACCTCGTTTATCCGACGGAGTTGAGTCACGGTAAGCCGCTCGCGAGCTTTCGTGAGTGGCTGCTGCATGAGGCGGCGGATTATGGGGCGGTGAATCCGGCGTTGGCGGGTAATCCGGGCGGTGATTGA
- a CDS encoding DUF1338 domain-containing protein — MRNIKNANVEQLLQKLLGADTTARLFATLNHPQILNEWETGTVTRAELAQAMNMALFEDLLARSPNGRQYTDETIAAGGSVYFDHGALRTVRWPHGGALPMGEAAFARILRPLGFSINGRYPLDRLGMTGRAWAHDDAPDEISQFFVSELHPERFSEAFQQAVTNVIGASRDPLTPRAVGQLWELERDGVLPLDAAHELLPVIVGAFARQHETPREADYEVLLKESAEMAWIATEGNAFNHATDRVADVFQLSDDEKAKGRPMKPEVERSRSGRVFQTAYRADRVRREFVTADGGVVTRDVPGSFYEFITRKRTFDQDARRWETDLRFDAGNAQGIFKMTASQAA; from the coding sequence ATGCGAAACATCAAGAATGCGAATGTCGAACAACTGCTGCAGAAACTGCTAGGCGCCGACACCACCGCGCGGCTCTTCGCCACGCTGAACCATCCGCAGATTCTGAACGAGTGGGAAACGGGCACCGTCACGCGCGCGGAACTGGCGCAGGCGATGAACATGGCGCTGTTCGAAGACCTGCTGGCACGTTCGCCGAACGGCCGCCAGTACACGGACGAAACGATCGCCGCCGGCGGCAGCGTGTATTTCGATCACGGCGCGCTGCGCACGGTGCGCTGGCCGCACGGCGGCGCGCTGCCGATGGGCGAGGCCGCGTTCGCGCGCATTCTGCGTCCGCTCGGCTTCAGCATCAACGGTCGCTATCCGCTCGACCGCTTGGGTATGACCGGCCGCGCGTGGGCACACGACGACGCGCCGGATGAAATCTCGCAATTCTTCGTCAGCGAATTGCATCCCGAGCGTTTTTCCGAGGCTTTCCAGCAGGCCGTGACGAACGTGATCGGCGCCTCGCGCGATCCGTTGACGCCGCGCGCCGTCGGCCAGTTGTGGGAGCTCGAACGCGACGGCGTGCTGCCGCTCGACGCGGCGCACGAATTGCTGCCCGTGATCGTCGGCGCGTTCGCGCGTCAGCACGAGACACCACGTGAAGCCGATTACGAAGTATTGTTGAAGGAGTCGGCGGAAATGGCGTGGATCGCCACGGAAGGCAACGCGTTCAATCACGCCACCGATCGCGTCGCGGACGTCTTCCAGCTCTCCGACGACGAGAAGGCCAAGGGTCGTCCGATGAAGCCGGAAGTCGAGCGCTCGCGTTCGGGCCGCGTGTTCCAGACCGCGTATCGCGCGGACAGGGTGCGTCGCGAATTCGTTACGGCCGACGGCGGTGTCGTGACGCGTGACGTGCCGGGCTCGTTCTACGAGTTCATCACGCGCAAGCGCACGTTCGATCAGGACGCGCGCCGCTGGGAAACCGACCTGCGTTTCGACGCGGGCAACGCTCAAGGCATCTTCAAGATGACGGCGAGCCAGGCGGCATGA
- a CDS encoding DJ-1/PfpI family protein: MRKALRSINVLAFPDVQLLDVSGPLQVFASANELARGRGLAPCYEPRVIAAQAGTVVSSAGLGLVAHALPSARTPSDTFIVAGGRGVHAASRDAVLTRWVRQHAAISRRVASVCTGAFLLAAAGLLDERRVVTHWAHCNELLQQYPALRVEPDRIFVQDGTVWTSAGVTAGIDLALALVEEDLGRSMALDVARELVVFLKRPGGQSQFSKALSLQQDDDQFGELHAWIVEHLTVDLSVAVLADRVGMSERSFMRHYRARTGKTPARAIEQIRTEAALGLLVDTSLPIKRIAARCGFGSEETMRRSLMRTIAVTPQAYRERFTSRDSELMRS, encoded by the coding sequence ATGCGTAAAGCGCTTCGATCGATCAACGTCCTCGCCTTCCCAGACGTGCAACTCCTCGACGTTTCGGGGCCGCTGCAGGTATTTGCGTCCGCGAACGAACTCGCGCGCGGACGCGGTCTCGCTCCGTGCTACGAGCCGCGCGTGATCGCCGCTCAGGCGGGCACGGTCGTGTCGTCGGCCGGCCTGGGACTCGTCGCGCATGCGCTGCCGTCGGCGCGCACGCCGTCCGACACGTTCATCGTCGCGGGCGGAAGAGGGGTTCACGCGGCATCGCGCGACGCTGTGCTGACCCGCTGGGTGCGTCAGCATGCGGCCATATCGCGGCGGGTCGCGTCTGTTTGCACCGGCGCTTTTCTACTCGCGGCCGCGGGGCTGCTGGATGAACGTCGTGTCGTGACGCACTGGGCGCACTGCAATGAACTCTTGCAGCAATACCCCGCGTTACGGGTGGAACCGGATCGGATTTTCGTTCAGGACGGCACGGTGTGGACTTCGGCAGGTGTCACGGCGGGGATCGATCTGGCGCTGGCGCTCGTTGAAGAAGATCTCGGCCGTTCAATGGCGCTCGACGTCGCACGAGAACTGGTGGTGTTTCTCAAGCGACCAGGCGGGCAGTCGCAGTTCAGCAAGGCTTTATCGCTGCAACAGGACGACGATCAATTCGGCGAGCTTCACGCGTGGATCGTGGAGCATCTGACCGTCGATCTTTCGGTCGCCGTGTTGGCCGATCGTGTCGGCATGAGCGAACGCAGTTTCATGCGCCACTACCGCGCGAGGACCGGCAAAACGCCGGCGCGCGCCATCGAACAGATTCGTACCGAGGCCGCGTTAGGCCTGCTCGTGGATACGTCGTTGCCGATCAAACGGATCGCGGCGCGATGCGGATTCGGCAGCGAGGAGACCATGCGGCGTAGTTTGATGCGAACAATCGCGGTCACGCCACAGGCGTATCGCGAACGGTTTACGTCGAGAGATAGCGAATTGATGAGGTCGTAG
- a CDS encoding glutathione S-transferase C-terminal domain-containing protein — MELYFSPLACSLATRIALYEANADAQFIEVDTKSKQLRDGSDFYPINPLGQVPVLRTDEGWLLKENTAILPYVADAFPAAALAPAVGTAERAKLQEWLGFISTELHKGVFVPLLDPHASADVRAYTQKKVALRLQVLEQHFGDHEFLLDRFTVADAYLVTVLNWAQYSGVDLAGWPAVAAYYKRTTLRPPVAKALKEEIALFGEEQARRQASAS; from the coding sequence ATGGAGCTTTACTTTTCGCCACTTGCCTGTTCACTCGCAACCCGCATTGCGCTTTATGAAGCCAACGCGGACGCGCAGTTCATTGAAGTCGACACGAAGTCAAAGCAATTGCGTGACGGCTCCGATTTTTATCCGATCAACCCGTTGGGACAGGTGCCCGTGCTGCGTACGGATGAGGGCTGGCTGCTGAAGGAAAACACCGCGATCCTGCCGTATGTGGCCGATGCATTTCCAGCGGCTGCGCTTGCGCCGGCGGTCGGCACGGCGGAGCGCGCGAAGTTGCAGGAGTGGCTGGGTTTTATCAGCACGGAACTACATAAGGGCGTGTTCGTGCCGCTGCTCGATCCGCATGCATCCGCCGATGTTCGGGCCTACACGCAGAAGAAAGTCGCGCTGCGCCTTCAGGTGCTCGAACAGCATTTCGGCGACCACGAGTTTTTGCTGGATCGCTTTACGGTGGCAGACGCTTACCTCGTCACCGTGCTGAACTGGGCGCAGTACAGTGGCGTCGATCTCGCCGGGTGGCCTGCCGTCGCGGCGTACTACAAACGGACGACGCTTCGACCGCCTGTCGCCAAGGCATTGAAAGAAGAGATCGCGCTGTTTGGCGAGGAGCAGGCGAGGCGGCAAGCAAGCGCTTCGTGA
- a CDS encoding TetR/AcrR family transcriptional regulator, translating into MHTGTKNEKRSRGRPRSYDPEQALSDARDAFWDGGYSGTSLDALSESTGMNRPSLYGAFGDKHALYLSTLDRYIELGLQGMEAALGGDRPLADALMSVYDGALAIYLPVGVAPRGCFLIGTALAESRVDQEVRDKLAAGLNTFDASFERRLERAKAVGELDSAANPAVLAKVASAILHSLALRSRAGDSHASLRATAKAGVALICGMQAEPPRKTVRKPRGGGGGGVPATSALDEAPVRRKSNR; encoded by the coding sequence ATGCACACCGGTACAAAAAACGAAAAGCGCTCGCGTGGACGGCCTCGCAGCTACGATCCCGAGCAGGCGCTGAGCGACGCGCGAGACGCGTTCTGGGACGGTGGCTATTCCGGCACCTCGCTCGACGCGCTGAGCGAGTCGACGGGAATGAACCGCCCAAGCCTGTACGGCGCGTTCGGCGATAAACACGCCCTCTATCTGAGCACGCTGGACCGATACATCGAACTCGGGCTTCAGGGTATGGAAGCGGCGCTCGGCGGAGATCGACCTTTAGCCGATGCCTTGATGTCGGTGTACGACGGTGCACTAGCGATCTATTTGCCGGTTGGCGTGGCGCCGCGTGGCTGTTTTCTGATCGGCACGGCGTTGGCAGAATCGAGAGTCGATCAGGAAGTTCGGGACAAGCTCGCAGCGGGGCTGAATACGTTCGACGCGTCGTTTGAGCGGCGCCTCGAACGTGCGAAGGCAGTCGGTGAACTCGATAGCGCCGCGAATCCGGCCGTGTTGGCGAAGGTCGCTTCCGCGATTTTGCACAGTCTGGCGCTGCGCTCGCGCGCGGGTGATTCACACGCGTCGCTGCGCGCAACGGCCAAGGCGGGCGTTGCGTTGATCTGCGGCATGCAGGCGGAGCCGCCGCGCAAGACTGTTAGAAAACCTCGTGGCGGTGGCGGTGGCGGCGTGCCGGCCACTAGTGCGCTTGATGAAGCTCCCGTGCGACGCAAGTCGAACCGATAA